In a single window of the Deltaproteobacteria bacterium genome:
- a CDS encoding type II toxin-antitoxin system RelB/DinJ family antitoxin, translated as MAKTAMIRARTDEKLKEQVEGIFHRLGMTTTQAINLFYRQVKINRGLPFAVRIPNAETRRTLEKSARGEDVKSFRNIDELFKDLES; from the coding sequence ATGGCCAAGACGGCAATGATCAGGGCCAGGACCGATGAAAAGCTCAAGGAACAGGTGGAAGGCATCTTCCACCGCCTCGGGATGACGACCACGCAAGCGATCAACCTGTTCTACCGCCAGGTCAAGATTAATCGGGGGCTACCCTTTGCAGTGAGAATCCCCAACGCCGAGACGCGGCGAACGCTGGAGAAGTCGGCCCGCGGGGAAGACGTAAAGAGCTTCAGGAACATCGATGAGCTGTTCAAGGACCTTGAGTCCTGA